The Longimicrobiaceae bacterium DNA window GGCGCGAAGCGCAGAAGGCGGTGGAGACGCGCCGCCGATTCCAGCAGCAGTACCGGTTCGCGTTCGACCGGCGGGTCGAGGGCACGGCGCGGCTCCGCTTCCTGCGCAACCAGCGCATCCTGCAGGACACCACGATCGTCAACCACCCGGATTCGGCGCTGGCCCGGCAGGCGCGGCGCCGTGGGTTCGGGCAGCAGGGCCGCACCTCGTTCCTGCTGCGCCTGCCGGACGAGCTGGAGCTGCTGGACGACGACTTCCTGCGCACACACTGCCTGGAGGGCGACACGGACGACGGGCGTGGGGGCCTGGCGCTGCGCTTCCGCCCGGTACGGCCGCGCGGAGGGGGCGAGCTGGACATCCGCGGCGTCATCCACATCGACCCGGTGAGCTACGTCGTGCGGGAGTTGGAGTTCGAATACCTCAACGGGCGCAGGCCGTCCGCGCGGGGGACCCTGCGCTACGCCGAGGTCCGCACGCCGGACGGGACCATCCGGCTCCCGGCCGGAGGCACCATCAGCGGCGACCCCGCCGGGATGGTGGGGATGGTGGTGCAGGGCTTCGACGGTACCTACGCGATGGAACGCTACCGCGGCTTCGAGCGCCTCCGCGACGACGCCCCGCCGTCGTGACCGCTGGAACCGCGTCCGGCGCGGGTGTAGATTCCGGGGCGAGGCACACCCCGACCCGAGGAACGCCATGAGCGCCGTGGACTTCTCCCTTCTCCCGGGCGACGCACGCCTGTGGATCTTCGCCGCCGCCCGCCCCCTCGCGCCGGACGAGGCGGAGGCGCTGCTGGGGCGGGTGGACCGGTTCGTGGACGGGTGGCTGGCGCACGGCCACTCCGTCGTCGGCGCGCGCGACTGGCGCCACGACCGGTTCCTGCTCGTCGCCGCCGACGAGCGCGCCACCGGGGTCTCCGGCTGCTCGATCGACTCCCTTTTCCGCGTGCTCAAGGAGCTGGAGGCGGAGACGGGCGCCGGGCTGCTGGACCGCTCGGGGGTGACGTTCCGGGGCGCGGACGGGGAGATTCGCACCGTGTCGCGCCCGGAGTTCCGCGCGCTGGTGCAGTCCGGCGAGGTGGGGGCGGACACGGCGGTGTTCGACAACACGATCACCACCGTGGGCGAGCTGAACGCCGGCCGGTGGGAGATGCCGCTGCGGAACTCCTGGCACGCAAAGGCTTTCGGGGTGGAGGGGAACGGGAGTGCGTGAGTGCGGGAGTGCGAAGTGCGAAACGGCGCGCCCACCGGAGATCCCAGTGGGCGCGCCGTTTTTTCGGGTGCGGAGCGCTTACTGCGCTTCGCGCAGCACCCTCTGCAGCTCCGTTTCGCGGGCTTCCGTCTTCTCGCCCAGGCGCTTGCTCTCGGCGAGCAGCTCGGCGGCGCTCCGGGGCTGCTCGCTGCGGGGTGCCTCCGGCTCGGCCGGGCCGCCGGATCCCTTCGCCCAGGTGATCGTCTCCTTCACCTTCTGCACGCCGTCGCGGCCCTCCGGGCGCACGTTGCTGTAGTGCCAGTTGCCGCGGTCGTCCTTCCACTTGTAGACCCCGCCCCCGGACTCCTCCCCGCCGCGCGCTGCGTCGGTGAAGCGGGTCTTCACGGCGGCGAAGTCCAGCAGGGGGCGGCCGTCCTTCGCCGGCATCGCGAAAGCGGCCAGGCCGGCCAGGCCGGCGAGGAGGACGAGCAGTCGGATCCGGCGCATGGGCGT harbors:
- a CDS encoding carboxypeptidase-like regulatory domain-containing protein translates to MRSRYLLPALSALVVLFLAAGAQLRAQQATGTIDGTATLAEGGAPIPLSLVQLLPASGSDEPLRGTLTDARGEFRFEGVAAGRYRLRMDRVGFVSAPSEPFAVGAGQTVRRRLAAELTPVELEGISVSGNACYGLDRLDDAPDLAALWREAQKAVETRRRFQQQYRFAFDRRVEGTARLRFLRNQRILQDTTIVNHPDSALARQARRRGFGQQGRTSFLLRLPDELELLDDDFLRTHCLEGDTDDGRGGLALRFRPVRPRGGGELDIRGVIHIDPVSYVVRELEFEYLNGRRPSARGTLRYAEVRTPDGTIRLPAGGTISGDPAGMVGMVVQGFDGTYAMERYRGFERLRDDAPPS
- a CDS encoding DUF4124 domain-containing protein, whose protein sequence is MRRIRLLVLLAGLAGLAAFAMPAKDGRPLLDFAAVKTRFTDAARGGEESGGGVYKWKDDRGNWHYSNVRPEGRDGVQKVKETITWAKGSGGPAEPEAPRSEQPRSAAELLAESKRLGEKTEARETELQRVLREAQ